Proteins from a genomic interval of Bradyrhizobium sp. CCGB01:
- a CDS encoding GntR family transcriptional regulator, producing the protein MAAKSRPKSDAPDASDRVSRIREGVTAAILEHRLLPGTKLGEDEIGEIYGASRTLVRTALQQLAHEGIVNIEKNRGAFVARPTPADAREVFEARRLIEPTIVDRAIDAVSPAWLGRLGQHLSEEREAELRGDARASVRLSGEFHRLVAEMSGHSIYLGFLKELIARSSLIILLYRRHDTPACGTDHHAGIVAAIRKRDREAARAQMLSHLNEIEAELFLKDPAADELRLADVLGA; encoded by the coding sequence ATGGCCGCCAAGTCCCGTCCGAAATCCGATGCGCCAGATGCGAGCGATCGCGTCAGCCGTATCAGGGAGGGCGTGACCGCCGCGATCCTCGAGCATCGCCTGCTGCCCGGCACGAAGCTCGGCGAGGACGAGATCGGCGAGATCTACGGCGCCAGCCGCACCCTGGTCCGCACGGCGCTCCAGCAGCTTGCGCATGAAGGCATCGTCAACATCGAGAAAAACCGCGGCGCCTTCGTCGCGCGTCCGACGCCCGCCGACGCCCGCGAGGTGTTCGAGGCGCGCCGCCTGATCGAGCCAACCATCGTCGATCGCGCCATCGATGCGGTGTCGCCGGCGTGGCTCGGCCGTCTCGGCCAGCATCTCTCCGAGGAGCGCGAGGCGGAGCTGCGCGGCGACGCGCGCGCCTCGGTCCGGCTCTCGGGCGAGTTTCATCGTCTCGTCGCCGAGATGAGCGGTCACAGCATCTATCTCGGTTTCCTGAAGGAGCTGATCGCGCGCTCCTCGCTCATCATCCTGCTCTATCGCCGTCACGACACGCCGGCCTGCGGCACCGACCACCACGCCGGCATCGTCGCCGCGATCCGCAAGCGCGACAGAGAGGCCGCGCGCGCGCAGATGCTGTCGCATCTGAACGAGATCGAGGCCGAGCTGTTCCTGAAGGATCCCGCCGCCGACGAGTTGCGACTCGCCGACGTGCTCGGTGCGTGA
- a CDS encoding ABC transporter permease, translating to MDTSEDILQQASPGLIPGSGTARAAKVTRLSPSFISWLQAGPMMLVFLAFFLIPLVFVVIVSFWDYNEYQLLPAFSGRGYTDTFEGCIAQLPDLCTIAKTYLKTLKLCFLVWVITLFIGFWVAYFLAFHVKSKTWQMGLSLLCTIPFWTSNVIRMIAWIPLLGRNGLVNSGLVKAGLINHPIEWLLFSEFSVVLALVHLFTFFMVVPIFNSMIRIDKALIEAAYDAGATGFQTLVNVIIPLAKPGIVIGSIFVITIVMGDFITIGVMGGQQIAAAGKIIETRVNALQFPAAAANAVILLAITFLIITMMSRIVDIKKEL from the coding sequence ATGGACACGTCAGAGGACATCCTGCAACAGGCGTCCCCGGGCTTGATCCCGGGGTCGGGCACAGCGCGCGCCGCGAAAGTGACGCGCCTGTCGCCCTCCTTCATCTCCTGGCTTCAGGCCGGGCCGATGATGCTGGTGTTTCTCGCCTTCTTCCTGATCCCGCTGGTGTTCGTCGTCATCGTCTCGTTCTGGGACTACAATGAATACCAGTTGCTGCCGGCCTTCTCCGGCCGTGGCTACACCGACACGTTCGAAGGCTGCATCGCGCAGCTCCCCGATCTCTGCACCATCGCCAAGACCTATCTGAAGACGCTGAAGCTGTGCTTCCTGGTCTGGGTCATCACGCTCTTCATCGGCTTCTGGGTCGCCTACTTCCTGGCCTTCCACGTCAAGTCCAAGACCTGGCAGATGGGGCTGTCGCTGCTCTGCACGATCCCGTTCTGGACCTCCAACGTGATCCGCATGATCGCGTGGATTCCCCTCCTCGGCCGCAACGGGCTGGTGAACTCCGGCCTCGTCAAAGCGGGGCTGATCAACCACCCGATCGAATGGCTGCTGTTCTCCGAATTCTCCGTGGTGCTGGCGCTGGTCCACCTCTTCACGTTCTTCATGGTGGTGCCGATCTTCAACTCGATGATACGCATCGACAAGGCGCTGATCGAGGCGGCCTATGACGCCGGCGCCACCGGCTTCCAGACGCTGGTCAACGTCATCATTCCGCTCGCCAAGCCGGGCATCGTGATCGGCTCGATCTTCGTCATCACCATCGTGATGGGCGACTTCATCACCATCGGCGTGATGGGCGGCCAGCAGATCGCCGCTGCGGGCAAGATCATCGAGACGCGGGTCAACGCGCTGCAATTCCCCGCGGCAGCGGCCAACGCCGTGATCCTGCTCGCGATCACCTTCCTGATCATCACCATGATGTCGCGCATCGTCGACATCAAGAAGGAGCTCTAG
- a CDS encoding PotD/PotF family extracellular solute-binding protein, which produces MTETTKKGLSRRTLLKGSAGIAGLAAGSGAITGFPYVKSAETKVLRYLGTAVNEGDDISKQCLKDTGIKIEYITATTDDVTKRVMTQPNSFDVLDTEYFSLKKIVPSGNILALDARKIKEFDNITPVFTKGETPGGKKIGGQGTAPWKVLYLEGKDSKKFATSATEFVTLIPTVYNADTLGIRPDLIKRPISSWSELLNPEFKGKASILNIPSIGIMDAAMVVEATGKYKYADKGNMTKEEIDLTMKVMTEAKKAGQFRAFWKDFNESVNLMASGETVIQSMWSPAVTKVRSMGIPCTFQPLKEGYRSWASGFCVSKGVSGAKLEWAYEFVNWFLSGYAGAYLNRQGYYSAVLSTAKAHMEPYEWAYWMEGKAAEKDIKAPDGSLLEKAGAVRDGGSYEDRMGGVACWNAVMDENDYMVRKWNEFIAA; this is translated from the coding sequence ATGACCGAGACGACCAAGAAGGGCCTCAGCCGCCGCACCCTGCTCAAGGGCAGCGCTGGTATCGCGGGCCTCGCCGCCGGCTCCGGCGCCATCACCGGCTTTCCCTATGTGAAGTCGGCAGAGACCAAGGTGCTGCGCTATCTCGGCACCGCCGTGAACGAGGGCGACGACATCTCCAAGCAGTGCCTGAAGGACACCGGCATCAAGATCGAATACATCACCGCGACCACCGACGACGTCACCAAGCGCGTGATGACCCAGCCGAACTCCTTCGACGTGCTGGACACCGAATATTTCTCGCTGAAGAAGATCGTGCCGTCGGGCAACATCCTTGCGCTCGACGCCAGGAAGATCAAGGAGTTCGACAACATCACGCCGGTCTTCACCAAGGGCGAGACCCCCGGCGGCAAGAAGATCGGCGGCCAGGGCACGGCGCCCTGGAAGGTGCTCTATCTCGAAGGCAAGGACTCCAAGAAGTTCGCGACCTCGGCGACCGAATTCGTCACGCTGATCCCGACCGTCTACAACGCCGACACGCTCGGCATCCGCCCCGACCTGATCAAGCGGCCGATCAGCTCGTGGTCCGAGCTGCTCAATCCTGAGTTCAAGGGCAAGGCCTCGATCCTCAACATCCCTTCGATCGGCATCATGGATGCCGCCATGGTCGTGGAAGCCACCGGCAAGTACAAATATGCCGACAAGGGCAACATGACCAAGGAAGAGATCGATCTCACCATGAAGGTGATGACCGAGGCCAAGAAGGCCGGTCAGTTCCGCGCCTTCTGGAAGGACTTCAACGAGAGCGTCAACCTGATGGCTTCAGGTGAAACGGTGATCCAGTCGATGTGGTCGCCGGCGGTGACGAAGGTGCGCTCGATGGGCATCCCCTGCACCTTCCAGCCGCTGAAGGAAGGCTATCGCTCCTGGGCCTCGGGCTTCTGCGTCTCCAAGGGCGTCTCGGGTGCCAAGCTCGAATGGGCCTATGAGTTCGTCAACTGGTTCCTGTCCGGCTATGCCGGCGCCTATCTCAACCGCCAGGGCTACTACTCTGCCGTGCTCTCCACCGCGAAGGCGCACATGGAGCCGTACGAGTGGGCGTACTGGATGGAAGGCAAGGCGGCCGAGAAGGACATCAAGGCGCCAGACGGCTCGCTGCTCGAGAAGGCCGGTGCGGTGCGCGACGGCGGCTCCTACGAGGACCGCATGGGCGGCGTCGCCTGCTGGAACGCCGTGATGGACGAGAACGACTACATGGTCCGCAAGTGGAACGAGTTCATCGCGGCGTAA
- a CDS encoding ABC transporter ATP-binding protein, protein MATPAAIELVAVSKRYDTTLAVDNVNLKIPAGTYCCLLGPSGCGKTSTLRMIAGHEAVSEGDIILGAQNVTELEPAKRGTAMMFQSYALFPHLTVLDNVAFALKMRGVDRAIRHKRAGELLELVAMTPYAGRLPAQLSGGQQQRVALARALITEPQILLLDEPLSALDPFLRVKMRGELKRLQRELGISFIQVTHGQEEAMALADHIVVMNQGRIEQQGTARDIFHHPRTEFVARFIGGHNVLTDAGNRIAVRADQLGIVPFAEGAFGAPALLTQTEYQGSYIAVSLTLDDGTALFSHLPEAAFDVHPFRPGDRVLATWDPAKAQRLQ, encoded by the coding sequence ATGGCCACTCCCGCCGCTATCGAACTGGTCGCCGTCAGCAAGCGCTACGACACGACGCTGGCGGTCGATAACGTCAACCTGAAGATCCCGGCCGGCACCTATTGCTGCCTGCTCGGCCCCTCCGGCTGCGGCAAGACCTCGACCCTGCGGATGATCGCGGGCCACGAGGCGGTCAGCGAAGGCGACATCATCCTCGGTGCGCAGAACGTGACCGAGCTCGAGCCCGCCAAGCGCGGCACGGCGATGATGTTCCAGTCCTACGCGCTGTTTCCGCATCTGACCGTGCTCGACAACGTGGCGTTTGCCCTCAAGATGCGCGGCGTCGACCGCGCCATCAGGCACAAGCGCGCCGGCGAATTGCTGGAGCTGGTGGCAATGACACCCTATGCGGGCCGTCTCCCGGCACAGCTCTCCGGCGGCCAGCAGCAGCGCGTGGCGCTGGCTCGCGCACTGATCACCGAGCCGCAGATCCTGCTGCTCGACGAGCCGCTCTCCGCGCTCGATCCGTTCCTGCGGGTGAAGATGCGCGGCGAGTTGAAGCGGCTTCAGCGCGAGCTCGGCATCAGCTTCATCCAGGTCACCCACGGCCAGGAAGAAGCGATGGCGCTCGCCGACCACATCGTGGTGATGAACCAGGGCAGGATCGAGCAGCAGGGCACCGCGCGCGACATCTTCCACCACCCCCGCACCGAATTCGTGGCGCGCTTCATCGGCGGCCACAACGTCCTCACCGACGCCGGAAACCGCATCGCCGTGCGCGCCGATCAGCTCGGCATCGTACCGTTCGCAGAGGGCGCGTTCGGCGCGCCGGCGCTGCTGACCCAGACCGAGTACCAGGGCTCCTACATCGCCGTCTCGCTCACGCTCGACGACGGCACCGCCCTGTTCTCCCACCTTCCCGAGGCCGCCTTCGACGTCCACCCGTTCCGTCCGGGCGATCGCGTGCTGGCCACCTGGGATCCCGCCAAGGCGCAGCGTCTGCAATAG